The Usitatibacter rugosus genome segment GCGCTACACGGTGCGCTACACCTGGTGAGCGGCGGGCCGGAGATCGAAGACGACCCGCGGCCCGAGCCGCCGCGGGAGCCGCCCCTGGAGGAATGCTGCGGGTCGGGGTGCGATCCCTGCGTCTTCGACCGCTACGACGACGCGCTGGTCCGCTAC includes the following:
- a CDS encoding oxidoreductase-like domain-containing protein, translated to MSGGPEIEDDPRPEPPREPPLEECCGSGCDPCVFDRYDDALVRYRAALEAWNIRHPGETAGGQNT